TGGTCGACGTCGCAGGAAGTTCGACAATTCTATCCACATTTGTACATCAACCAGTACGTCAACGGGAAAAACCTGCGGTCATGTACATGATTGCCGCTCAGCCCTGGGGATATCACGCGTTTACATACATTAACGGAGGTGGAACGACGATTCGCTGGTTGGTCGATACGTTTTTGAATGGAAAAGAGGGAATGCAGGAGGACTACTACGAGTGGATGATCGAAAAAAGTAGCCAGATTCCCTGTGGTTCTGAAGGGTTGCTTTTCGTACCCTATTTTGGAGGAAGACAATGTCCGTATGATGTATCGATAAAGGGGGCCTTCATTGGGTTGAGCTGGTGGCATGGCAAGGCCCATCTTTTTCGCTCGGTACTTGAGTCATTGGCGTACGATTACGCTCTGGGATTTGAGGCGATCCGGAAGATATTTCCCCAGCATTCCTACGAAATGATTTTTGTTACTGGTGGAGGAGCTAAAAATAGACTCTGGAATCAAATCAAAGCCAGCGTGCTTGGTCTTCCGTATATGCCAGTTGACGACTATAAGTTTCCCCTTCTTGGTTGTGCGATTGTAGCTGGATATGGGGTTGGGCTCTTACCAGAAGTTTCTCCCCTTTTCCAAGACGTGCCCACGTATGAGAGAATGGTTCAACCGGATATGGCGGCTCATCGGGTTTACGAGAACTATTGTGGTCTTTATAGTCGTCTTCTGGATCAGCCTCTTCAGGTGAGTTTTCAAGTGTTATGGTCATTTCTTAGAGGAGAATCGGTGAATTATGGATGATTTGCAAATTGGTATTGTGAGTATACTCTATTTTGAAAAGGGCTTGTCGCAGCAGGAGATTGCATCACGCTTGGGGATTTCTAAAATGACTGTCTCTCGCATTTTGCAAAGAGCGAAGGACGCTGGTGTGGTGGAGATTCGCATTCAAAAACCATTCGAATGCAACGAAAAACTGGAGAAGAGCATTCAGGAAAAGTTTGCGGTTCCTGAGGTTCATGTGGTGGTTCAAAAAGACCTTCAAGAAGAGTCTGCTTCCTTCTTGGGGCGTTTCTGGGCGTTTCAAATGAACTTGGGTTTTTCCAAAGGTCAAATTCTTGGCGTGGGAGTGGGTCGGACGATTGCCGAGGTTGTGCACCATCTTTTACCCATGAAAGTAGAGGGTGTTGAAGTGGTCCAACTCTTGGGAGGACTAACCGATGTCACGCGAGAAAACCCTTTTTCTATTGTTCAGGAGTTATGTCGAAAACTGAAGGCCAAAGGAACGTACCTTGCTTCTCTTGCCACCGTGGAGAGCAAATCCTGGCGAGACCATCTGCTCTATCAAACTTCTAACGGTATTGAACTCTATAAAAAGTGGACAAAGTGCAAAGAAGCACTGTTTGGCTTTGGGGCTATCGATGGGGGGACGTTGTTGGGGTCCCATCTTGTGACTGAAGAGGAAATGGAGGAGATACGCGCTAAAGGAGGTGTGGGTGATGTGTTAGGCCATGTCTTTGATGGTAACGGGCACTTTATCCATACCCGTCTTGAAGAACGTTTGGTGAGCATTCC
This window of the Atribacterota bacterium genome carries:
- a CDS encoding sugar-binding domain-containing protein produces the protein MDDLQIGIVSILYFEKGLSQQEIASRLGISKMTVSRILQRAKDAGVVEIRIQKPFECNEKLEKSIQEKFAVPEVHVVVQKDLQEESASFLGRFWAFQMNLGFSKGQILGVGVGRTIAEVVHHLLPMKVEGVEVVQLLGGLTDVTRENPFSIVQELCRKLKAKGTYLASLATVESKSWRDHLLYQTSNGIELYKKWTKCKEALFGFGAIDGGTLLGSHLVTEEEMEEIRAKGGVGDVLGHVFDGNGHFIHTRLEERLVSIPVDILFKVQKRIAIGGGLFKARALCGLLRTGVVTALVTDEVCAQRILEIG
- a CDS encoding FGGY family carbohydrate kinase, whose translation is MKYFVVGDLGTSGIKVGLVSEKGEMVESLYLPARYQAKGPGRMIQKSDDFVEESLKGIRFVLGKSGINARDVVALAFSGQMGGVIGVDRDFQSLTGLDMGLDLQSESYNHFFQEEYADFVNEKSCGSPRNFPKILWWKRERPETYNKVAKFVTLNGYVVGRLGGLRAEEAFLDYSLLSFFGNEEMERKQWSEEVTRELGVDLTKFPRIVEPWCTVGAVSPWAASSCGLLSGTPIVAGLGDQPAGFLGGGFTTPGVLVDVAGSSTILSTFVHQPVRQREKPAVMYMIAAQPWGYHAFTYINGGGTTIRWLVDTFLNGKEGMQEDYYEWMIEKSSQIPCGSEGLLFVPYFGGRQCPYDVSIKGAFIGLSWWHGKAHLFRSVLESLAYDYALGFEAIRKIFPQHSYEMIFVTGGGAKNRLWNQIKASVLGLPYMPVDDYKFPLLGCAIVAGYGVGLLPEVSPLFQDVPTYERMVQPDMAAHRVYENYCGLYSRLLDQPLQVSFQVLWSFLRGESVNYG